A stretch of Gadus chalcogrammus isolate NIFS_2021 chromosome 9, NIFS_Gcha_1.0, whole genome shotgun sequence DNA encodes these proteins:
- the slc6a15 gene encoding sodium-dependent neutral amino acid transporter B(0)AT2, with product MPKSSKAVALDDDVTESARDLLSNEEPSEDAFKKSTLIVPREGARKDRDAEGGPASGGEDGDEEEEEEEEERPAWNSKLQYILAQVGFSVGLGNVWRFPYLCQKNGGGAYLVPYLILLILIGIPLFFLELAVGQRIRRGSIGVWNYISPRLGGIGFASCLVCFFVALYYNVIISWSLFYFSQSFQQPLPWHECPLIKEQNSTYVVPECEKSSATTYYWYREALDISDSISEGAKLNWRMTVCLLAAWTMVCLAMIKGIQSSGKVMYFSSLFPYVVLICFLVRALLLKGSWDGIRHMFTPKLEIMLEAKVWREAATQVFFALGLGFGGVIAFSSYNKRDNNCHFDAVMVSFINFFTSVLATLVVFAVLGFKANIMSAKCVTVNTKRIVALLGNQLSRNLIPAHINLTEVSAEDYQKLTDIIRGEKGADYPSLGLETCSIEEELNKAVQGTGLAFIAFTEAMTHFPASPFWSVMFFLMLINLGLGSMFGTIEGILTPLIDTFKVRKEFLTVGCCLLAFLIGLLFVQRSGNYYVAMFDDYSATLPLLIVVILENVAVAWVYGVDKFFEDLKDMLGFTPFRFYYYMWKYVTPILLLVLLGSSLIQLCMTPPSYNAWIQELAMEKLVEFPPWGVFVCISLVVTAVLPVPVVFFLRYFNVIDDSMGGVGAVSYKKGRIIKEVSRADEDDDASLIHARSPSEAPSPMPGNSIYRKPAGTGGPDSDTAPNGRYGIGYLMADMPDMPESDL from the exons ATGCCCAAAAGCAGCAAGGCGGTCGCTCTTGACGATGATGTCACCGAGTCCGCCAGGGACCTGCTCTCCAACGAGGAGCCCAGCGAGGACGCCTTCAAGAAGAGCACCCTGATCGTACCCCGGGAGGGGGCCCGCAAGGACCGCGACGCCGAGGGGGGTCCCGCCTCAGGTGGGGAGGAtggcgatgaggaggaggaggaggaggaggaggagcggcccGCCTGGAACAGCAAGCTGCAGTATATCCTGGCCCAGGTCGGCTTCTCCGTGGGGCTGGGGAACGTGTGGCGGTTCCCCTACCTCTGCCAGAAGAACGGAGGAG GAGCCTACCTGGTCCCCTACCTCATCCTGCTGATCCTGATTGGGATCCCGCTCTTCTTCCTGGAGCTGGCGGTGGGCCAGCGCATCCGGAGGGGCAGCATCGGGGTCTGGAACTACATCAGCCCCCGCCTGGGGGGCATCGGCTTCGCCAGCTGTCtg GTGTGCTTCTTCGTGGCGCTCTACTACAACGTGATCATCAGCTGGAGCCTCTTCTACTTCTCCCAGTCCTTCCAGCAGCCCCTGCCCTGGCACGAGTGTCCCCTCATCAAGGAGCAGAACAGCACCT ATGTGGTGCCGGAGTGCGAGAAGAGTTCCGCCACCACGTACTACTGGTACCGCGAGGCCTTGGACATCTCCGACTCCATCTCGGAGGGCGCCAAGCTCAACTGGAGGATGACCGTGTGTCTGCTGGCGGCCTGGACCATGGTGTGCCTAGCCATGATCAAGGGGATCCAGTCCTCTGGGAAG GTGATGTACTTCAGCTCGCTGTTCCCCTACGTGGTGCTGATCTGCTTCCTGGTCCGGGCCTTGCTGCTCAAGGGTTCCTGGGACGGAATCCGTCACATGTTCACTCCCAAG CTGGAGATCATGCTGGAGGCCAAGGTGTGGCGTGAGGCGGCCACCCAGGTGTTCTTCGCGCTGGGCCTGGGTTTCGGCGGGGTCATCGCCTTCTCCAGCTACAACAAGCGGGACAACAACTGCCACTTTGACGCGGTGATGGTGTCCTTCATAAACTTCTTCACCTCGGTGCTCGCCACCCTGGTGGTGTTCGCCGTGCTCGGCTTCAAGGCCAACATCATGAGCGCcaagtgtgtgactgt GAACACCAAGAGGATCGTGGCGTTGCTAGGCAACCAGCTGAGCCGCAACCTCATCCCGGCCCACATCAACCTGACGGAGGTCAGCGCCGAGGACTACCAGAAGCTGACGGACATCAtcaggggggagaagggggcggACTACCCCAGCCTGGGCCTGGAAACCTGCAGCATCGAGGAGGAGCTGAacaag gcCGTGCAGGGCACCGGTCTGGCCTTCATCGCCTTCACGGAGGCCATGACGCACTTCCCGGCCTCCCCGTTCTGGTCGGTGATGTTCTTCCTCATGCTGATCAACCTGGGCCTGGGCAGCATGTTCGGCACCATCGAGGGCATCCTCACCCCGCTGATCGACACCTTCAAAGTGCGCAAGGAGTTCCTCACAG TGGGGTGCTGCCTGCTGGCCTTCCTCATCGGGCTGCTGTTCGTCCAGCGCTCGGGGAACTACTACGTGGCCATGTTCGACGACTACTCGGCCACCCTGCCGCTGCTCATCGTGGTCATCCTGGAGAACGTGGCCGTGGCCTGGGTCTACGGCGTGGACAA gtTCTTTGAAGACCTGAAGGACATGCTGGGCTTCACGCCCTTCCGCTTCTACTACTACATGTGGAAGTACGTCACGCCcatcctgctgctggtgctgctgggctCCAGCCTCATCCAGCTGTGCATGACCCCCCCCAGCTACAACGCCTGGATCCAGGAGCTG gccaTGGAGAAGCTGGTGGAGTTCCCTCCGTGGGGCGTGTTTGTCTGCATCTCCCTGGTGGTGACGGCCGTGCTGCCCGTTCCCGTCGTCTTCTTCCTGCGCTACTTCAACGTCATCGACGACAGCATGGGCGGCGTGGGGGCCGTCTCCTACAAGAAGGGCCGCATCATCAAGGAGGTGTCCCGGGCCGACGAGGACGACGACGCCAGCCTGATCCACGCCCGCTCGCCCAGCGAGGCGCCCTCGCCCATGCCCGGGAATAGCATCTACCGCAAGCCCGCCGGGACCGGGGGCCCGGACTCTGACACCGCCCCCAACGGCCGCTACGGCATCGGATACCTGATGGCGGACATGCCCGACATGCCCGAGTCCGACCTCTGA